The Quatrionicoccus australiensis nucleotide sequence CATAGGCATCCCAGCCTTTGCGCAGCCCCTCGTAGAAGACCACGATCAGCGGCAGGAGCAGGAAAAGCGTGAAGAAGGTCAGCGAGATGCCGATGATGGTCCATTTGACCCAGGCGCTTTCGCGCGTCGCCGGGTTGTTTTCGTAACGCTCGGCATGCGCCTGCGTCAGGTGGAGGGAAATTGCGCCAGCCATGTTATTTCGACTTTCCGGTACGTTTGGCCGTCCATGCCTGGAGGCTGTTGATGGCAATCAGGAGAACGAAGGAAACGACCAGCATGACCGTGGCGATTGCCGTGGCGCCGCGGTAGTCGTATTGCTCCAGCTTGGAGATGATCATCAGCGGCGTGATTTCCGAAACCATCGGGATATTGCCGGCAATGAAGATCACCGAACCGTATTCGCCAACAGCACGCGCGAAGGACAGCGCGAAGCCGGTCAGCAGCGCCGGGAACAGCGTCGGAAAAATCACCTGACGGATGGTCTGCCAGCGATTGGCGCCGAGGCTGCTCGCCGCCTCCTCGATCTCGACCTCGAGATCCTCGAGCACCGGCTGCACCGTGCGTACAACGAACGGCAGGCCGATGAAGACCAGGGCCAGCAATACGCCGAGCGGCGTGAAAGCGACCTTGATGCCGAGCGGCTCGACGATACTACCGATCCAGCCGTTGCCGGC carries:
- the cysT gene encoding sulfate ABC transporter permease subunit CysT, coding for MSNRNALPGFNLSLGYTLTWLSLIVLIPLSAVFIKAAELSLEQFWVVVTSPRVVASYKLTFGASLAAAAINAVFGLLLAWSLVRYTFPGKKIVDSLVDLPFALPTAVAGIALTALWAGNGWIGSIVEPLGIKVAFTPLGVLLALVFIGLPFVVRTVQPVLEDLEVEIEEAASSLGANRWQTIRQVIFPTLFPALLTGFALSFARAVGEYGSVIFIAGNIPMVSEITPLMIISKLEQYDYRGATAIATVMLVVSFVLLIAINSLQAWTAKRTGKSK